Proteins encoded by one window of Vigna radiata var. radiata cultivar VC1973A chromosome 5, Vradiata_ver6, whole genome shotgun sequence:
- the LOC106759919 gene encoding translation machinery-associated protein 22, which yields MAEKPQPVRVLYCGVCSLPPEYCEFGSDFEKCKPWLIQNVPDLYPNLLKEANDKGADTVADKLQSTGISSGAGDGAASSAPKQEEVKRLPGGKIKKKDKQEVVIEKVVRNKRKCITTVKGLELFGVKLSDASKKLGKKFATGASVVKGPTEKEQIDVQGDIAYDIVEFITDTWPDVPETAIFFIEDGRKVPAA from the exons ATGGCGGAGAAACCCCAACCGGTTCGGGTGCTGTACTGTGGGGTGTGCAGTTTGCCTCCCGAATACTGCGAATTTGGATCCGATTTCGAAAAATGCAAACCCTGGTTAATCCAAAACGTCCCTGACCTATACCCTAATCTTCTTAAAG AGGCAAATGATAAGGGAGCTGATACAGTTGCTGATAAGCTGCAAAGTACCGGTATATCGTCAGGAGCTGGTGATGGAGCTGCTTCCTcag CACCGAAGCAAGAAGAAGTGAAGCGTCTTCCGGGTGGGAAGATAAAGAAGAAG GATAAGCAAGAGGTGGTTATTGAAAAGGTTGTTCGTAACAAGCGAAAGTGTATCACCACTGTGAAGGGCCTGGAGCTTTTCG GTGTCAAGCTCAGCGATGCTTCCAAGAAACTCGGGAAAAAGTTTGCTACAGGAGCCTCTGTTGTCAAG GGACCAACTGAGAAAGAACAAATTGATGTTCAAGGGGATATAGCTTATGACATCGTGGAATTCATTACAGATACGTGGCCTGAT